In Zingiber officinale cultivar Zhangliang chromosome 8B, Zo_v1.1, whole genome shotgun sequence, a single genomic region encodes these proteins:
- the LOC122017072 gene encoding L-type lectin-domain containing receptor kinase IX.1-like — protein sequence MILHKLRILPVFLSIIIPLATSLSFNFPSFDGTSKITFEGDAVINGSTIMLTKEGANLASASRATYKDPLHLWNNKTKELTNFTTQFSFIIDSHETNYADGFAFLLAPYPATLPLYAKGGYLGLYSNTTILNQTSKTVAVEFDTFSNYEWDPKGEHLGIDINSINSSTYVPWNSSIREHRIGNARVNYDSITHNLSLFLTYPETNQSPSANYSISYIVDLREALPELVTVGFSAATGNFTETHTILSWSFNSTLQPKKKKNILIIIIGCAIGVVLTVAICLICFICGKNRRKKNHAKEHMDCDEDIDHEFESEGGPKRFSFQELSFATKDFSEEKKLGEGGFGLVYKGCLRDINLDVAIKRISKGSKQGRKEYISEVKIFSRLRHRNLVQLIGWCHTKGEFLLVYEFMPNGSLDSYLYSKAKFLQWPARHRIAMGLASALFYLHEEGQQCVVHRDIKPSNVMLDSAFNAKLGDFGLARLVDHDSDLQTTDLAGTKGYMAPECFYTGKASKESDVYSFGIVALEIACGRRTIEPNEQKSKTRLAEWVWNLYGRGKILEAVDERLEGNFEERQIESLMVVGLWCAHPDSSLRPSIKQAISALSFEAPLPVLPPNRPVPMYFTPEFETFAAGENSSVANSAPSGQFTHSFELTLSPNSLLNSNSET from the coding sequence ATGATTCTGCACAAATTAAGGATCTTACCTGTTTTCTTGTCAATAATAATACCCTTGGCAACCTCGCTCTCCTTCAACTTCCCTAGCTTCGATGGGACTTCAAAGATCACATTTGAAGGTGATGCAGTCATTAATGGCTCCACCATAATGCTCACCAAGGAAGGTGCCAATTTGGCGAGCGCTAGTAGAGCAACCTATAAAGACCCCCTTCATCTCTGGaacaacaaaacaaaagaactcaCTAACTTCACCACACAATTCTCCTTCATCATCGACTCCCATGAGACAAACTATGCcgatggttttgccttcttacTCGCACCATACCCTGCCACGTTGCCCTTATATGCTAAAGGTGGCTACCTTGGCCTTTACTCCAACACCACAATCCTCAATCAAACCAGTAAAACGGTGGCTGTGGAGTTTGACACCTTCAGCAACTATGAATGGGATCCCAAGGGTGAACATCTTGGCATTGACATAAATTCAATCAACTCTTCAACATACGTTCCTTGGAACAGTAGCATCAGGGAACACAGAATCGGTAATGCACGGGTGAATTATGATTCCATCACCCACAACTTGAGCCTCTTCTTGACCTATCCAGAGACAAATCAATCACCAAGTGCCAATTACAGCATAAGTTACATTGTTGATCTGAGAGAGGCCTTACCAGAACTTGTAACAGTAGGCTTCTCCGCAGCCACTGGTAACTTCACCGAGACGCATACCATTCTATCATGGTCCTTCAACTCGACTCTGCaaccaaagaagaaaaaaaacatccTTATAATCATCATCGGCTGTGCCATTGGAGTGGTATTGACGGTGGCAATATGCTTGATATGTTTCATTTGTGGCAAGAACAGGAGGAAGAAGAATCATGCAAAGGAGCACATGGACTGTGATGAGGATATAGATCACGAGTTTGAGAGCGAAGGAGGACCGAAGAGGTTCTCTTTCCAGGAACTGTCATTTGCAACAAAGGACTTCTCAGAAGAGAAGAAGCTTGGAGAGGGTGGCTTCGGATTGGTTTACAAAGGATGCTTGAGAGACATCAACCTCGATGTGGCGATCAAGAGGATTTCCAAGGGCTCGAAACAGGGGAGGAAGGAGTATATCTCAGAGGTGAAGATCTTCAGCAGGTTGAGACATCGGAACCTGGTGCAGCTCATCGGGTGGTGCCACACCAAAGGCGAGTTCTTGCTCGTCTACGAGTTCATGCCCAATGGGAGTCTCGATTCTTACCTATACAGCAAGGCGAAGTTTCTACAGTGGCCGGCGCGGCACAGGATCGCGATGGGCTTGGCCTCGGCGCTCTTCTATCTGCACGAGGAGGGGCAGCAATGCGTGGTTCACCGCGACATCAAGCCGAGCAATGTGATGCTGGACTCAGCGTTCAACGCCAAGCTCGGCGATTTCGGTCTCGCGAGGCTCGTCGACCACGACAGCGACCTGCAGACCACGGATCTGGCCGGCACCAAGGGGTACATGGCGCCGGAGTGCTTCTACACCGGCAAGGCAAGTAAGGAATCGGACGTCTACAGCTTCGGCATTGTGGCGCTCGAGATCGCGTGCGGGAGACGGACGATCGAGCCGAACGAGCAGAAGAGCAAGACGAGATTGGCGGAATGGGTTTGGAATCTCTACGGAAGGGGGAAGATCTTGGAAGCGGTGGATGAGAGGCTTGAGGGGAACTTCGAGGAGAGGCAGATCGAGAGCCTGATGGTGGTGGGGCTGTGGTGCGCCCACCCGGACTCGTCTCTGCGGCCATCCATCAAGCAGGCGATCAGCGCGCTGAGCTTCGAGGCGCCCTTGCCGGTGCTTCCTCCAAACCGGCCCGTGCCGATGTACTTCACGCCGGAGTTCGAAACGTTCGCCGCCGGGGAGAATTCGTCGGTGGCGAATTCCGCGCCGTCCGGCCAGTTCACGCACTCGTTCGAGTTGACCTTGTCGCCCAACTCGCTTTTGAACAGCAATTCTGAAACTTAG
- the LOC122017910 gene encoding protein TPX2-like → MTASGGVEVLQVDEVYEYRAPRFFDFSNEESEEDVRRAELWFETSLSYDPSPFVPRIRESRSIQLDSLCDFGNIDEIKVEVKNGVWQSDSNREDEKTTRTHMQEINQYAMAEEGQVTVDKKDIIMSEVTKPCVSVIVLPKEISSSSDNSSSLAIAGSLNGKDQCFEFPVVVSGGAPDAASAACTVKAQRTTKMMLAPKMKESHVTVEPCTPKSHRMARKGVAALSSSKNLTATRTVSIQKPSVLKEKSKLSSSQPSKNAKNVTNVAAKNVTSIGIAQENQAIKRQKLDDGRSKQIHNLKNRVLLHKSRLGLASAPDVQQDDAASVKQRRPALTLTRPKDPELETARRVRAVRIKSSVELEEEMLAKMPKFRARPLNKKLFEAPAFPLFSKSSPQTPVFQEFHFKTMERANQHADTSSIASSLDSSVQNQIKPLKLTEPKVPHLETALRARPPKIKSSEELEREELEKMPKFKAWPLNKKILESKGDIGLFCNTKPQITVPDEFHFATDDRLGPSAAVDELFDKLSLHPESSNHEKKEVPKLTIPNPFHLHTEERGLQKEKQFAKQLLQKELEEEIARIPKGLPYPYTTDFPVLPPKPKPKQCTKPEGFQLESLVRHEDELQRRMEEKERAEREEAERRIFRARPILKDDPLPLPERERRPLTEVQEFALHVDHRAVQRSEFDKVIKEKELTYKRFREEQEFAKIMEEEKVVKQMRRTMVPHARPLPSFENPFIPQKSTKEATKPKSPDLRVNQRIERWQAFHMR, encoded by the exons ATGACGGCCAGCGGCGGAGTTGAGGTCCTGCAGGTCGACGAGGTTTACGAGTACAGGGCTCCCAGATTCTTCGATTTCAGCAACGAGGAGAGCGAGGAGGACGTCCGAAGGGCGGAGCTTTGGTTCGAGACTTCCCTCAGCTACGATCCGTCTC CTTTCGTGCCCAGAATTAGAGAAAGCAGATCTATTCAACTTGACAGCCTCTGTGACTTCGGAAACATAGATGAAATCAAG GTGGAAGTAAAAAATGGAGTTTGGCAGTCTGATTCAAACCGTGAAGATGAGAAAACAACACG AACGCACATGCAGGAGATCAATCAATACGCTATGGCTGAAGAAGGACAAGTAACAGTGGATAAGAAGGATATAATTATGTCG GAGGTAACCAAGCCTTGTGTGAGTGTCATTGTTCTGCCAAAGGAGATTAG CTCATCCAGTGACAATTCTTCATCCTTAGCAATAGCTGGTTCTTTGAACGGGAAGGACCAGTGTTTTGAATTCCCTGTAGTGGTTTCAGGTGGTGCTCCAGATGCAG CATCAGCAGCTTGCACTGTCAAAGCACAGAGGACTACTAAAATGATGCTAGCACCCAAAATGAAGGAGAGCCATGTAACCGTAGAACCATGCACTCCAAAATCACACAGAATGGCAAGGAAAGGAGTAGCAGCACTAAgcagttcaaagaatttaactgCTACGAGAACTGTTTCAATTCAAAAACCCTCTGTTTTAAAGGAGAAAAGCAAGTTGTCCTCTTCCCAACCTTCAAAAAATGCTAAGAATGTGACCAA TGTTGCTGCAAAGAATGTAACGTCTATTGGAATTGCACAAGAAAATCAAGCTATTAAAAGGCAAAAGCTGGATGATGGAAGATCCAAACAG ATACACAATTTGAAAAATAGAGTTCTACTCCATAAGTCGAGATTGGGGTTAGCTAGTGCTCCTGATGTGCAGCAG gatgatGCAGCTTCAGTCAAACAAAGACGGCCTGCACTTACTTTGACAAGGCCAAAGGATCCTGAACTGGAAACCGCCCGTAGAGTTCGGGCAGTGAGAATAAAGAGCTCAGTGGAGCTTGAAGAAGAGATGCTAGCAAAAATGCCCAAATTTAGAGCACGCCCTTTAAACAAGAAG CTTTTTGAAGCACCTGCATTTCCTTTGTTTTCCAAAAGTTCTCCTCAAACACCTGTTTTCCAG GAATTCCATTTCAAGACAATGGAAAGAGCAAATCAGCATGCCGATACTTCATCAATAGCCTCATCGCTAGATAGTTCTGTTCAG AATCAGATCAAACCCCTCAAACTCACTGAACCAAAAGTCCCTCATCTTGAAACGGCACTCCGAGCTAGACCTCCAAA GATAAAAAGTTCTGAGGAACTAGAAAGGGAGGAACTAGAAAAGATGCCAAAGTTCAAGGCTTGGCCGCTAAACAAAAAG ATTCTTGAGAGCAAGGGGGATATTGGTTTATTTTGCAACACAAAGCCGCAGATTACTGTTCCCGATGAGTTCCATTTTGCAACAGATGATAGGTTGGGTCCATCTGCTGCCGTTGATGAACTCTTTGATAAG CTTTCACTGCATCCTGAATCTTCTAACCATGAGAAGAAAGAAGTTCCCAAATTGACAATACCGAATCCTTTTCATCTTCATACAGAG GAGAGAGGActccaaaaagaaaaacaatttgCGAAGCAACTTTTACAGAAGGAGCTTGAAGAGGAAATAGCCAGGATTCCTAAGGGATTACCTTATCCTTATACCACAGATTTTCCAGTG TTGCCTCCCAAACCTAAGCCTAAGCAGTGCACAAAGCCTGAAGGTTTTCAATTGGAAAGCCTTGTTAGGCATGAAGACGAGCTGCAGAGAAGGATGGAAGAGAAAGAAAGGGCAGAAAGAGAGGAGGCAGAGAGAAGAATTTTTAGAGCGCGACCAATTTTGAAAGA TGATCCTTTGCCACTTCCAGAAAGGGAAAGAAGGCCTCTTACTGAGGTCCAAGAATTTGCCTTGCATGTGGATCACAGAGCTGTCCAGAGATCAGAGTTCGATAAAGTG ATCAAGGAGAAAGAGTTGACCTATAAGAGATTTAGAGAGGAGCAGGAGTTCGCCAAGATT ATGGAGGAAGAGAAGGTAGTAAAGCAGATGAGAAGGACAATGGTGCCTCATGCCAGACCACTACCAAGTTTCGAAAACCCATTCATCCCCCAAAA ATCTACAAAGGAAGCAACAAAGCCAAAGTCTCCAGATTTGAGGGTGAACCAGAGAATAGAGAGGTGGCAGGCATTCCACATGAGATGA
- the LOC122014217 gene encoding ribosomal protein L11 methyltransferase-like: MLSKSLNGLEDQFDKRYSKVKGGWKRALGARSLSRHLDVRTVEGTPGARVSGYEGEPRQLAFVTLGTRMVQAPEVAPGAWTSKTSFAGSVGDRLVYPHHMSKHPDLSGRLEMDKIHKMKFRQEHATLNQWGHPGWVILEQFGYYSSCYVIPKDPLSTANGGAAAAEMFTGLGHHLRFLRRIFALEIPSRSVPLPPFPVPSNPFSVTLTEAAVGSLLRPPSFYLHRMRRRIPTERIQFCTLTAQPEHSDASPYLSVRIRCLKRDADMLSDALLCFGANSASMDELSDSHDLDEIWITCIFADHQDVHTCISQAVGSFGLNYVPKYEISAGKICDWTTNVQESFHPIEVVTGLWIVPKWREPPDLQATNIILDPGMAFGTGEHPTTKLCLMLLHRLLHGGELLLDYGTGSGILGIAAVKMGASSSVGIDIEPQAVISARENVALNGISSSKMSVYLVPNATGTSNADEETENPEKRTLLGFQPDCSKGKFDFIIANILLNPLIELAVDIVSYGRPGSNIGLSGILSEQVQQIKEIYSQYLENISVSDMEGWACIHGTKKEKLDM, translated from the exons atgctgagcaaaagtttaaACGGTCTGGAGGATCAGTTTGACAAAAG GTATTCGAAAGTGAAAGGTGGCTGGAAAAGGGCTTTGGGCGCCCGGAGCTTATCTAGGCACCTGGACGTCCGGACGGTCGAAGGTACTCCAGGCGCTCGAGTCAGTGGCTATGAGGGTGAGCCCAGGCAGCTAGCCTTCGTCACCTTGGGCACCCGgatggtccaagcgcccgaagttgctccaggtgcctggaccagcAAAACTTCATTCGCAGGCTCAGTTGGAGATCGTCTGGTCTATCCACATCACATGTCCAAGCACCCAGACCTATCTGGGCGCCTGGAGATGGATAAAATTCACAAGATGAAGTTTCGACAAGAGCACGCCACATTAAACCAGTGGGGGCACCCGGGGTGGGTCATATTGGAGCAatttgg ATACTACTCCAGTTGCTACGTGATCCCAAAGGACCCGCTTTCGACCGCAAACGGCGGCGCGGCGGCCGCGGAAATGTTCACTGGTCTCGGTCATCATCTCCGCTTCCTCAGACGCATCTTCGCACTCGAAATTCCTTCCCGTTCGGTTCCTCTTCCTCCTTTCCCCGTTCCATCGAACCCCTTCTCCGTCACGCTGACAGAGGCTGCCGTCGGATCTCTTCTCCGCCCTCCGTCCTTCTATCTTCACCGAATGAGGAGGCGAATTCCGACGGAAAGGATCCAATTTTGCACTCTTACGGCGCAACCTGAGCATTCCGATGCCAGCCCTTATCTTTCCGTTCGCATTCGGTGCCTCAAGCGCGACGCT GATATGCTTTCTGATGCTTTATTGTGCTTTGGTGCCAATTCTGCTAGTATGGATGAATTAAGTGATTCCCATGATCTTGATGAG ATATGGATAACCTGCATATTTGCAGATCACCAAGATGTGCATACATGCATTTCACAGGCCGTTGGCTCATTTGGTTTGAACTATGTGCCTAAGTATGAAATCTCAGCTGGAAAAATCTGTGACTGGACAACAAATGTACAG GAAAGTTTTCATCCAATTGAAGTTGTTACTGGTCTATGGATTGTTCCCAAATGGAGAGAACCCCCG GATTTACAAGCGACAAATATAATACTTGACCCAGGAATGGCTTTTGGGACAGGGGAACACCCAACTACGAAATTGTGTTTGATGTTGCTACACAGGCTGCTCCATGGTGGAGAACTACTCTTAGATTATGGCACTGGATCTGGAATTCTAGGAATTGCTGCGGTGAAG ATGGGAGCTTCCTCATCTGTCGGAATAGATATAGAGCCGCAAGCCGTCATTTCTGCTCGTGAAAATGTGGCATTGAATGGTATAAGCTCCAGCAAAATGTCGGTTTACCTGGTTCCAAACGCGACTGGCACCAGCAATGCTGATGAAGAGACCGAGAATCCAGAAAAGAGGACTTTGCTTGGCTTTCAACCAGATTGTTCAAAGGGGAAATTTGATTTTATCATAGCAAATATACTCCTCAATCCTTTGATCGAATTGGCAGTCGACATTGTTTCTTATGGAAGGCCCGGTTCAAACATCGGTCTATCAGGAATCCTATCTGAACAG GTGCAACAAATCAAGGAAATTTATTCTCAATATTTGGAAAATATCTCAGTATCTGACATGGAAGGATGGGCCTGCATCCATGGTACAAAAAAAGAGAAGTTGGACATGTAA
- the LOC122017953 gene encoding ribosomal RNA small subunit methyltransferase, mitochondrial-like, giving the protein MWRRALRRRLHFAACFPPLLPLQSHLHLNFRTKAARLCLDDDDDDRCDRRTARGGEPWDRSFRLDKGRGQHLLTNPRVLDSIARLACLRLSDTVLEIGPGTGNLTVRLLQSARRVVAVEIDPRMVESLLSRVSGLGLDDRLTVITGDALRTEFPEFDICVANIPYGISSPLIAKLLYGSGRQSGFRSAVLLLQKEFAKRLVATPGDSEFNRLAANVRLVATVEMLMNVSKKDFVPCPKVDSALVRIQPRNDVPEVDLGEWLGFTRTCFTKKNKTLGAIFKQKKMIAELYKKSKSETKPSKLLVHEEEDYDGDGDSHDENDVTDDFPELDVSEAVQFKEKINGILKSVGYEGKRPSKLSNADFLHLLQLFNQEGILFR; this is encoded by the exons ATGTGGCGACGAGCACTTCGCCGGCGGCTTCACTTCGCCGCTTGCTTTCCTCCCCTTCTCCCTCTCCAGTCCCACCTCCATCTCAACTTCCGCACCAAAGCCGCTCGCCTCTGcctcgacgacgacgacgacgaccgCTGCGATCGGAGAACCGCCCGTGGCGGCGAGCCGTGGGACCGTTCCTTCCGCCTCGACAAAGGCCGCGGCCAGCACCTGCTTACCAACCCCCGCGTCCTCGACTCCATCGCCCGCCTCGCCTGCCTCCGCCTCTCCGACACCGTCCTTGAGATCGGCCCCGGCACAGGCAACCTCACCGTCCGCCTCCTCCAGTCCGCCCGCAGGGTCGTCGCCGTCGAGATCGATCCCCGAATGGTCGAATCCCTCCTTTCTCGCGTGTCTGGCCTCGGTCTCGATGACCGCCTTACG GTTATCACTGGAGACGCGCTGAGGACCGAGTTCCCAGAGTTCGACATTTGTGTCGCTAACATACCTTACGGGATCTCGTCGCCTCTCATCGCGAAGCTTCTCTATGGATCGGGCAGGCAGTCGGGCTTCAGGAGCGCGGTGCTTCTCCTACAAAAGGAGTTCGCGAAGCGTCTAGTGGCCACTCCAGGTGACTCGGAGTTCAATCGCTTGGCTGCCAATGTTAGGCTGGTTGCCACTGTCGAGATGCTTATGAATGTGAGCAAGAAAGATTTCGTGCCCTGCCCTAAGGTGGACTCCGCTCTGGTGCGAATCCAGCCGAGGAATGATGTGCCCGAGGTCGATCTGGGCGAATGGTTGGGTTTCACTCGCACTTGCTTCACTAAGAAGAACAAAACTCTCGGTGCCATCTTCAAGCAAAAGAAGATGATAGCCGAGTTGTATAAGAAATCAAAGTCCGAAACCAAACCGAGTAAGCTTTTGGTACATGAGGAAGAGGATTATGATGGCGATGGTGATAGCCATGATGAGAATGATGTTACTGATGATTTTCCTGAGCTGGATGTATCTGAAGCGGTTCagtttaaagagaagattaatgGAATATTGAAATCTGTGGGATATGAAGGGAAGAGGCCTTCCAAGTTATCCAATGCAGATTTTTTGCATCTTCTTCAGCTTTTCAATCAAGAGGGCATTCTGTTTCGATAG